A section of the Roseomonas marmotae genome encodes:
- the hisB gene encoding imidazoleglycerol-phosphate dehydratase HisB, with the protein MQPAIAPAPRTAEIARSTSETEIRIRIDLDGSGAARIATGIGFLDHMLTALSRHSLIDMEIEAKGDLHIDFHHTTEDVGIVLGQAVKRALGEKRGIRRYGQALVPMDEALVEAAIDISGRPFLAWSATFPRDKVGEMDTELFEEFFRAFAMNAGITLHVTQKAGSNAHHIAEGCFKALARALRMAVEMDPRAAGAIPSTKGVLEA; encoded by the coding sequence ATGCAGCCCGCCATCGCCCCTGCCCCCCGGACCGCCGAGATCGCCCGCAGCACCAGCGAGACCGAGATCCGCATCCGCATCGACCTGGATGGCAGCGGCGCGGCGCGGATCGCCACCGGCATCGGCTTCCTGGACCATATGCTGACGGCACTGAGCCGCCACAGCCTCATCGACATGGAGATCGAGGCGAAGGGCGACCTGCATATCGACTTCCACCACACCACCGAGGATGTCGGCATCGTGCTTGGCCAGGCGGTGAAGCGCGCGCTGGGCGAGAAGCGCGGCATCCGCCGCTACGGCCAGGCCCTGGTGCCAATGGACGAGGCCCTGGTGGAAGCGGCCATCGACATCTCCGGCCGGCCCTTTCTGGCCTGGAGCGCCACTTTCCCGCGTGACAAGGTGGGCGAGATGGATACCGAGCTGTTCGAGGAATTCTTCCGGGCCTTCGCCATGAACGCTGGCATCACCCTGCACGTCACCCAGAAGGCCGGCAGCAACGCGCATCACATCGCGGAAGGCTGCTTCAAGGCCCTGGCCCGCGCCCTGCGGATGGCGGTGGAGATGGACCCGCGCGCCGCCGGCGCCATCCCCTCCACCAAGGGCGTGCTGGAGGCGTGA
- a CDS encoding MarR family winged helix-turn-helix transcriptional regulator yields the protein MGHSQLTIMPAGQAEDSPRAPMPPGYRLDESVGHLLRRAHQRHAALFQDRGAVSGLTPTQFATLLRLAELRTATQNALGRAVALDPATIQGVVARLRDRGLVDTGRDPLDRRTVVLSLNEVGHAALAEAVRQGSQANERLLAPLTAEERRQLIRLLRRLLG from the coding sequence ATGGGCCATTCGCAGCTCACCATCATGCCCGCCGGACAGGCGGAGGACAGCCCGCGCGCCCCTATGCCCCCGGGTTACCGACTGGACGAATCGGTCGGGCACCTGCTGCGCCGCGCCCATCAGCGCCATGCCGCGCTGTTCCAGGACCGCGGCGCCGTCAGCGGCCTGACTCCCACCCAATTCGCCACCCTGCTGCGGCTGGCCGAACTGCGCACCGCCACCCAGAACGCGCTCGGCCGCGCCGTGGCGCTGGACCCCGCCACCATCCAGGGGGTCGTCGCCCGGCTGCGCGACCGGGGGCTGGTGGATACGGGGCGAGACCCGCTGGACCGCCGCACCGTCGTGCTCTCCCTCAACGAGGTCGGGCATGCCGCGCTCGCCGAGGCGGTGCGCCAGGGCAGCCAGGCCAATGAGCGTCTGCTGGCCCCCCTGACCGCCGAGGAACGCCGGCAGTTGATCCGCCTGCTGCGGCGCCTGCTGGGCTGA
- a CDS encoding VOC family protein, with the protein MTETTPLSASSVTLAVRDLTGVASFYQRLLGLTPRPGPAGQLNLAAGGQPLLHLRAAPEARPESGREPGLFHTAFLMPDRKALAGWLHHAAELGLTLQGASDHGVSEAIYFSDPEGNGIEVYADRPRAAWPAPGDGQAIGMFTRRLDLPALMATAAGRGPTDGLRIGHVHLRAHDVPAAEAFYAALGLEVTQRIRGASFLATGGYHHHVAVNTWASGGAPRRPAGLSGLLEMELRAADQASFDHAAEALRRAGAVLEEAPGMLRAEDPAGLGLRLSLT; encoded by the coding sequence ATGACCGAGACCACCCCCCTCTCCGCCAGCAGCGTCACCCTGGCGGTGCGCGACCTGACCGGTGTCGCGAGCTTCTACCAGCGCCTGCTGGGCCTCACCCCGCGGCCCGGCCCGGCGGGGCAGCTCAACCTGGCCGCCGGCGGCCAGCCGCTGCTGCATCTGCGCGCCGCGCCCGAAGCCAGGCCGGAAAGCGGCCGGGAGCCCGGCCTGTTCCACACCGCCTTCCTCATGCCGGACCGCAAGGCCCTGGCCGGCTGGCTGCACCACGCGGCGGAGCTGGGCCTGACGCTGCAAGGCGCCTCGGACCACGGCGTCAGCGAGGCCATCTATTTCTCCGACCCCGAGGGCAATGGCATCGAGGTCTATGCCGACCGTCCCCGCGCCGCATGGCCCGCGCCGGGCGACGGGCAGGCCATCGGCATGTTCACGCGCCGTCTGGACCTGCCCGCGCTGATGGCGACGGCGGCCGGGCGTGGCCCCACGGATGGCCTGCGCATCGGCCATGTGCATCTGCGTGCCCATGACGTGCCGGCGGCGGAAGCCTTCTATGCCGCGCTGGGCCTGGAGGTGACGCAGCGGATACGGGGCGCCAGCTTCCTCGCCACCGGCGGCTACCACCACCATGTCGCCGTCAATACCTGGGCCAGCGGCGGCGCGCCGCGCCGGCCGGCCGGATTGTCGGGGCTGCTGGAGATGGAGCTGCGCGCGGCGGACCAGGCCAGCTTCGACCATGCGGCCGAGGCCCTGCGCCGGGCTGGGGCGGTGCTGGAGGAAGCGCCGGGGATGCTGCGGGCGGAGGACCCTGCGGGGCTGGGGCTGCGGCTCTCCCTGACCTGA
- a CDS encoding TIGR02300 family protein, protein MAKPELGMKRTCVACGAKFYDLTKQPAVCPKCGTEQPAEQPRPRRAALPVEEKLKKRPVPVDADTDDVEIEDVDADEALEDAEELDDAEDELEVEVETDRDEEN, encoded by the coding sequence ATGGCTAAGCCCGAACTGGGTATGAAGCGTACCTGTGTCGCCTGCGGCGCCAAGTTCTACGACCTCACGAAGCAGCCGGCCGTCTGCCCGAAATGCGGCACGGAACAACCGGCCGAGCAGCCCCGGCCGCGCCGCGCCGCCCTGCCGGTGGAGGAGAAGCTGAAGAAGCGCCCTGTCCCGGTGGATGCCGATACCGACGATGTCGAGATCGAGGACGTGGACGCGGACGAGGCCTTGGAAGACGCCGAGGAACTCGACGACGCCGAGGACGAGCTGGAAGTCGAGGTCGAAACCGATCGGGACGAAGAGAACTGA
- the cmk gene encoding (d)CMP kinase, with translation MATPPVIAVDGPAAAGKGTLARRLAAYLGLSYLDTGLLYRATGRRVLDAGADPRDPAAAEAAARGLDHADLQRGDLRGPDADKAASAVAAQPAVRDALLDWQRDFGRRNGAVLDGRDIGTVVFPDARVKLFVTASAEERARRRWLELAARGMEADRAQVLAELRARDEQDAARAVAPMKPADDAVLIDTTELDAEAAFARALAVVTEKLGQSF, from the coding sequence ATGGCCACGCCTCCCGTCATCGCCGTCGACGGCCCCGCGGCCGCCGGCAAGGGCACGCTGGCCCGGCGGCTGGCCGCCTATCTGGGCCTGTCCTATCTCGATACCGGGCTGCTCTACCGCGCCACCGGCCGGCGCGTGCTGGATGCCGGGGCCGACCCGCGCGACCCCGCCGCCGCCGAGGCCGCCGCCCGTGGCCTGGACCACGCCGACCTGCAGCGCGGCGACCTGCGCGGCCCGGATGCCGACAAGGCCGCCAGCGCCGTCGCCGCCCAGCCCGCCGTGCGCGACGCCCTGCTGGACTGGCAGCGCGACTTCGGCCGCCGGAACGGCGCGGTGCTGGACGGGCGCGACATCGGCACCGTGGTCTTCCCCGATGCGCGCGTGAAGCTCTTCGTCACCGCCAGCGCCGAGGAACGCGCCCGCCGCCGCTGGCTGGAACTGGCCGCGCGCGGCATGGAAGCCGACCGGGCCCAGGTGCTGGCCGAGCTGCGCGCCCGCGACGAACAGGACGCCGCCCGCGCCGTGGCGCCCATGAAGCCGGCCGATGACGCCGTGCTGATCGACACCACCGAACTGGATGCCGAGGCGGCCTTCGCGCGCGCCCTGGCAGTGGTGACGGAGAAGCTTGGGCAGTCCTTCTAA
- the cobS gene encoding adenosylcobinamide-GDP ribazoletransferase: MRDLLADLSAALGLLTRLPTGWLPQHDSAAGFARGIWAYPLVGFGIGAAGGALLGLGHWLGLPPLVAALCALCATLLLTGGFHEDGLADTADGFGGGRDTAHKLEIMRDSRIGSYGVLALVVVLGLRASALASLPGGVLVLAAAGGAAAALGRGVILLLLRLLPPARPDGMAAGLGRPAAWPFILGLLLAVLPALLLLPPGAGFLAILAALACGLLLARLARRQIGGQTGDVLGAGAGLGECAALVVLSAALTG, translated from the coding sequence ATGCGTGACCTGCTGGCCGATCTCTCCGCCGCGCTGGGGCTGCTGACGCGGCTGCCCACCGGCTGGCTGCCGCAGCATGACAGCGCGGCGGGTTTCGCGCGCGGCATCTGGGCCTATCCGCTGGTGGGCTTCGGCATCGGCGCGGCAGGGGGGGCGCTGCTGGGGCTGGGGCACTGGCTGGGGCTGCCGCCGCTGGTGGCGGCGCTCTGCGCGCTGTGCGCCACGCTGCTGCTGACCGGCGGCTTCCATGAGGACGGGCTGGCCGATACGGCCGATGGCTTCGGCGGCGGCCGCGATACCGCCCACAAGCTGGAGATCATGCGCGACAGCCGCATCGGCAGCTATGGCGTGCTGGCGCTGGTGGTGGTGCTGGGGCTGCGCGCCTCGGCCCTGGCCTCGCTGCCGGGCGGGGTGCTGGTCCTGGCCGCCGCCGGGGGCGCGGCGGCGGCGCTGGGGCGGGGCGTGATCCTGCTGCTGCTGCGGCTGCTGCCGCCCGCGCGGCCGGACGGCATGGCCGCCGGGCTGGGCCGCCCGGCGGCATGGCCTTTTATTCTCGGCCTGCTGCTGGCCGTGCTGCCGGCGCTGCTCCTGCTGCCGCCCGGTGCCGGCTTCCTGGCCATCCTGGCGGCCCTGGCCTGCGGCCTGCTGCTGGCGCGGCTGGCGCGGCGGCAGATCGGCGGCCAGACCGGCGACGTGCTGGGTGCCGGCGCCGGCCTGGGGGAATGCGCCGCGCTCGTCGTGCTCTCCGCCGCGCTGACCGGCTGA
- a CDS encoding class I SAM-dependent methyltransferase translates to MTQTTDFGFRTVDREAKASMVREVFDSVAPKYDVMNDLMSLGLHRAWKHAFVAAIGAGPGDTLLDLAAGTGDVAFLAKKRGAGKVILADINASMLSVGQGRALQKGLAEGLEFVCCDAEKIPLPSGSVERVSMAFGLRNCTDKDAVLREGFRVLRPGGRMCVLEFSSLEVEALKPLYDTWSFKVLPAIGAKIAKDAESYQYLAESIRMFPDQPTLAGMMERAGFERVKWQNLSGGIVAIHTGWKF, encoded by the coding sequence ATGACCCAGACCACCGATTTCGGCTTCCGCACCGTCGACCGTGAGGCCAAGGCCTCCATGGTGCGCGAGGTCTTTGACAGCGTCGCGCCCAAATACGACGTGATGAACGACCTGATGTCGCTGGGGCTGCACCGCGCCTGGAAGCATGCCTTCGTCGCCGCCATTGGCGCCGGCCCCGGCGACACGCTGCTGGACCTGGCGGCCGGCACCGGCGACGTCGCCTTCCTGGCCAAGAAGCGTGGCGCCGGCAAGGTCATCCTGGCCGATATCAACGCCTCCATGCTGAGCGTCGGCCAGGGCCGCGCCTTGCAGAAGGGGCTGGCCGAGGGCCTGGAATTCGTCTGCTGCGATGCCGAGAAGATTCCGCTGCCTTCGGGCAGCGTCGAGCGCGTCTCCATGGCCTTTGGCCTGCGCAACTGCACCGACAAGGACGCGGTGCTGCGGGAGGGCTTCCGCGTGCTGCGGCCGGGCGGGCGGATGTGCGTGCTGGAATTCTCCAGCCTTGAGGTCGAGGCCCTGAAGCCGCTCTACGACACCTGGTCCTTCAAGGTGCTGCCCGCCATCGGCGCAAAGATCGCCAAGGATGCCGAGAGCTACCAGTATCTGGCCGAGAGCATCCGCATGTTCCCGGACCAGCCGACCCTGGCCGGCATGATGGAGCGCGCCGGCTTCGAGCGGGTGAAGTGGCAGAACCTCTCCGGCGGGATCGTGGCGATCCATACGGGGTGGAAGTTCTGA
- a CDS encoding GNAT family N-acetyltransferase, translating into MSVTHALLVERIESLPDSELADLCEATDAAIIEGGGFGWVEPQGREALTRHFRGVLLVPAIELFIAKLDGVPVGSAQLLRPPRNNEAQSFAAQLTHAYIAPYARGHGLARLLVRRVEERASALGHRVLNLDVRETQTTAITLFEAMGYTRWGTHPAYARVRGQTVAGHYYYKLLEPLRGRALDIRAPSEKG; encoded by the coding sequence ATGAGCGTCACCCACGCCCTGCTCGTCGAGCGCATCGAGTCCCTCCCCGACAGCGAGCTGGCCGATCTCTGCGAGGCCACCGATGCCGCCATCATCGAAGGGGGCGGCTTCGGTTGGGTGGAACCCCAGGGCCGGGAGGCACTGACACGCCATTTCCGTGGTGTGCTGCTGGTCCCGGCCATCGAGCTGTTCATCGCCAAGCTGGATGGCGTGCCGGTGGGCTCCGCCCAGCTGCTGCGCCCGCCGCGCAACAACGAGGCGCAGTCCTTCGCCGCCCAGCTGACCCATGCCTATATCGCGCCCTATGCGCGCGGCCACGGGCTGGCGCGGCTGCTGGTGCGGCGGGTGGAGGAACGCGCTTCTGCCCTCGGCCACCGCGTGCTGAACCTGGATGTGCGGGAGACGCAGACCACCGCCATCACCCTGTTCGAGGCGATGGGCTATACCCGCTGGGGCACCCACCCCGCCTATGCCCGGGTGCGCGGCCAGACCGTCGCGGGCCACTACTACTACAAGCTGCTGGAACCGCTGCGCGGCCGCGCGCTGGATATCCGCGCCCCTAGCGAGAAGGGCTGA
- the cobT gene encoding nicotinate-nucleotide--dimethylbenzimidazole phosphoribosyltransferase: MQTLGEIRALCAALPPADDAAGAAVAARQAQLTKPPGSLGRLEELAGWLGRWQGRAMPRLDHVAVLVFAGNHGLVSRGVSPYPASVTAQMVANFAAGGAAINQLSALGGAELRVIPLELERPTADFCAGPAMTEAEFMAAVMAGHDAVRPETDLLCLGEMGIGNTTAGAAMAAALFGADGAASPGAFWAGRGTGVDDAGLRRKREAVDAALAFHGAALDDPLEAARRLGGREMAAMFGAALAARRHRVPVLLDGFVCTAAVAPLARMAEGGLDHAIIAHASAEHGHRALTGRLGMAPLLDLGMRLGEGSGAALAIPILRAALACHAGMATFTQAGVSTAADA, translated from the coding sequence ATGCAGACACTCGGGGAGATCCGCGCCCTCTGCGCCGCCCTGCCACCCGCCGATGACGCGGCCGGGGCCGCCGTCGCCGCCCGTCAGGCGCAGCTCACGAAACCGCCCGGCAGCCTGGGGCGGCTGGAGGAACTGGCGGGCTGGCTCGGCCGCTGGCAGGGGCGGGCGATGCCGCGGCTGGACCATGTGGCCGTGCTGGTCTTCGCCGGCAACCATGGCTTGGTGTCGCGCGGGGTCTCGCCCTATCCGGCCTCCGTCACGGCGCAGATGGTGGCGAATTTCGCGGCCGGCGGCGCCGCCATCAACCAGCTCTCCGCCCTCGGCGGCGCGGAGCTGCGGGTGATCCCGCTGGAGCTGGAGCGCCCGACCGCCGATTTCTGCGCGGGCCCCGCCATGACGGAGGCCGAGTTCATGGCGGCCGTCATGGCCGGCCATGACGCCGTGCGGCCGGAGACGGACCTGCTCTGCCTGGGCGAGATGGGCATCGGCAATACCACCGCCGGGGCGGCGATGGCGGCGGCGCTCTTCGGCGCCGATGGGGCGGCCAGCCCGGGCGCCTTCTGGGCCGGGCGCGGCACAGGGGTGGACGATGCCGGGCTGCGCCGCAAGCGGGAGGCGGTGGATGCCGCCCTCGCCTTCCACGGCGCCGCGCTGGACGACCCGCTGGAAGCCGCGCGGCGGCTGGGCGGGCGGGAGATGGCGGCGATGTTCGGCGCGGCGCTGGCCGCACGCCGCCACCGGGTGCCGGTGCTGCTGGACGGCTTTGTCTGCACCGCCGCCGTGGCGCCGCTGGCGCGGATGGCCGAGGGCGGGCTGGACCATGCCATCATCGCCCATGCCTCGGCCGAGCATGGACACCGGGCGCTGACGGGGCGGCTGGGCATGGCGCCGCTGCTGGATCTCGGCATGCGGCTGGGCGAGGGCTCGGGCGCCGCCCTGGCCATCCCGATCCTGCGCGCCGCCCTGGCCTGCCATGCCGGCATGGCCACCTTCACCCAGGCCGGGGTCAGCACGGCGGCCGATGCGTGA
- the hisH gene encoding imidazole glycerol phosphate synthase subunit HisH has protein sequence MKVAVVDPGSGNLASVLRALRRAASESGSGAEIAVETRAEAVAGADAIVMPGQGAFAACRRGLDLMPGMVEAVDEAVTRRGIPFLGICVGMQLMVERGLEHGTTPGLGWIRGEMAPMDPRDAGGAPLPLPQMGWNALRFVPGSHPVLAGLEPGDHAYFVHSYALAGGRPEEILATADYGGPVVAAIGRDNMFGTQFHVEKSQFVGLRMLANFLAWRP, from the coding sequence ATGAAGGTCGCGGTGGTCGATCCCGGCTCGGGCAACCTGGCCTCCGTCCTGCGCGCGCTGCGCCGCGCCGCCAGCGAGAGCGGCAGCGGGGCCGAGATCGCGGTGGAGACGCGGGCCGAGGCCGTGGCCGGAGCCGATGCCATCGTCATGCCCGGACAGGGCGCCTTCGCCGCCTGCCGGCGCGGGCTGGACCTGATGCCCGGCATGGTCGAGGCGGTGGACGAGGCCGTCACCCGGCGCGGCATCCCCTTCCTCGGCATCTGCGTCGGCATGCAGCTGATGGTGGAGCGCGGGCTGGAACACGGCACCACCCCCGGCCTCGGCTGGATCCGGGGCGAGATGGCGCCGATGGACCCTCGCGATGCCGGCGGCGCCCCGTTGCCGCTGCCGCAGATGGGCTGGAACGCCCTGCGCTTCGTCCCCGGTAGTCACCCCGTGCTGGCGGGGCTGGAGCCGGGTGACCATGCCTATTTCGTGCACTCCTACGCCCTGGCCGGCGGCAGGCCTGAGGAAATCCTCGCAACTGCGGATTACGGCGGCCCTGTGGTCGCCGCCATCGGACGGGACAATATGTTCGGCACCCAGTTCCACGTCGAGAAAAGCCAGTTCGTCGGCCTGCGCATGCTCGCCAACTTCCTGGCCTGGCGGCCATGA
- a CDS encoding alpha/beta hydrolase codes for MAPYDPPSSPLMPDSPLPRDRSARAAASPALLFLHGAACGEWVWQQGFAGACADAGFAVEALPFLRQTEEGQAAGLGDYVAQTRAAVDALSGPERRPVVLVGHSLGALVAQRLLLEPAIRGAALLSPVPPEGLWFSSTRLALTDPSLWTEAVRMEAPAGQADPALAGSLFGPEMPAGQAQRYLAQMGGESRAALLEAQGPQPVPHGWLHGRPVLVLGAGEDRLIPPDAVHRCALWHGTTAEFMPGMGHLMMLEPGWPRLAARLLDWLRRL; via the coding sequence ATGGCGCCATATGACCCGCCCTCCTCCCCGCTGATGCCGGACAGCCCACTCCCACGAGACAGGTCCGCGCGCGCGGCCGCATCGCCCGCCCTCCTCTTCCTGCATGGCGCCGCCTGTGGCGAATGGGTCTGGCAGCAGGGTTTCGCCGGGGCCTGCGCCGATGCGGGCTTCGCCGTCGAGGCCCTGCCCTTCCTGCGGCAGACGGAGGAGGGGCAGGCAGCCGGGCTGGGCGACTACGTGGCCCAGACGCGCGCGGCGGTCGATGCCCTTTCCGGCCCGGAGCGCCGGCCGGTGGTGCTGGTGGGGCATTCGCTGGGCGCGCTGGTGGCGCAGCGGCTGCTGCTGGAGCCCGCCATTCGCGGCGCGGCCCTGCTGTCGCCCGTGCCGCCCGAGGGGCTCTGGTTCTCCAGCACCCGCCTCGCCCTGACCGATCCCAGCCTCTGGACCGAGGCGGTGCGGATGGAAGCCCCCGCCGGGCAGGCCGATCCCGCGCTGGCCGGCAGCCTCTTCGGGCCGGAGATGCCGGCCGGGCAGGCACAGCGCTACCTGGCGCAGATGGGCGGCGAATCCCGTGCCGCGCTGCTGGAGGCGCAGGGGCCGCAGCCGGTGCCGCATGGCTGGCTGCATGGCCGCCCCGTGCTGGTGCTCGGTGCCGGGGAGGACCGGCTGATCCCGCCCGATGCGGTGCACCGCTGCGCGCTCTGGCATGGCACTACGGCCGAGTTCATGCCGGGCATGGGGCACCTGATGATGCTGGAACCCGGCTGGCCCCGGCTGGCCGCCCGGCTGCTGGACTGGTTGCGGCGCCTCTGA
- the aroA gene encoding 3-phosphoshikimate 1-carboxyvinyltransferase: MSNPASVEHASPALPLRATRPARGLTGRLRVAGDKSISHRALMFGALAVGRTEITGLLEGEDVLRTAAAMRALGATVERLGEGHWQVAGRGIGGLLEPADVLDMGNSGTGARLIAGLIAGHPIFAVLTGDASLRSRPMKRVMDPLSASGARFTSRTGGRLPLAIEGAAEPLPLDYRLPVASAQVKSAVLLAGLCARGTTRVEEPEATRDHTENMLRHFGATVRVEHQGHGRIIELEGQPELTAAPVHVPADPSSAAFPLAAALLVPGSSLTVEGVGLNPLRTGLFTTLREMGADLVVTNERLEGGELVGDITATHGPLRGVDVPGERAPSMIDEYPILAVAAAFASGTSRFRGLKELRVKESDRLAATVALLAANGVTAEVEGDDLILRRDGRPPAGGGFVTTHMDHRIAMSALVLGLASEAPVTVDDGRFIDTSFPGFAALMNGAAGGSPIGPVE; encoded by the coding sequence ATGTCGAACCCAGCCAGCGTGGAACACGCCAGCCCCGCCCTGCCGCTTCGTGCCACCCGACCCGCCCGGGGCCTGACCGGCCGCCTGCGCGTGGCGGGGGATAAATCCATCAGCCACCGCGCCCTGATGTTCGGGGCGCTGGCGGTCGGCCGCACCGAGATCACCGGCCTCCTGGAAGGCGAGGACGTGCTGCGGACAGCCGCCGCCATGCGCGCCCTGGGCGCCACGGTGGAGCGCCTGGGCGAAGGCCACTGGCAGGTCGCCGGCCGTGGCATCGGCGGGCTGCTGGAGCCGGCCGATGTGCTGGACATGGGCAATTCCGGCACCGGCGCGCGGCTGATCGCCGGCCTGATCGCCGGCCATCCCATCTTCGCGGTGCTGACGGGCGATGCCTCGCTCCGCTCCCGCCCCATGAAGCGGGTGATGGACCCGCTCTCCGCCAGTGGGGCACGCTTCACCAGCCGCACTGGCGGTCGCCTGCCGCTGGCGATCGAGGGCGCGGCCGAGCCGCTGCCGCTGGACTACCGCCTGCCCGTGGCCTCCGCCCAGGTGAAATCCGCCGTGCTGCTGGCCGGGCTCTGCGCCCGCGGCACCACGCGGGTGGAGGAGCCGGAGGCCACCCGTGACCATACCGAGAATATGCTGCGTCATTTCGGCGCGACCGTGCGGGTGGAGCATCAGGGCCATGGCCGTATCATCGAGCTGGAGGGCCAGCCGGAACTGACCGCCGCGCCGGTGCATGTGCCGGCCGACCCCTCATCCGCCGCCTTCCCGCTGGCGGCGGCGCTGCTGGTGCCGGGCTCCTCGCTCACGGTCGAGGGCGTGGGGCTGAACCCGCTTCGCACCGGCCTCTTCACCACCCTGCGCGAGATGGGCGCCGATCTGGTCGTGACCAATGAGCGCCTGGAGGGCGGGGAGCTGGTGGGCGACATCACCGCCACCCATGGCCCGCTGCGCGGCGTGGACGTGCCGGGCGAGCGCGCGCCTTCCATGATCGACGAATACCCGATCCTGGCGGTCGCCGCCGCCTTCGCCAGCGGCACCAGCCGCTTCCGCGGGCTGAAGGAACTGCGGGTGAAGGAGAGCGACCGCCTGGCCGCCACCGTCGCCCTGCTGGCCGCCAATGGCGTGACAGCCGAGGTGGAAGGCGACGACCTGATCCTGCGTCGCGATGGCCGGCCGCCTGCCGGCGGCGGCTTCGTCACCACCCATATGGACCACCGCATCGCCATGAGCGCACTGGTGCTGGGCCTGGCCTCCGAGGCGCCGGTGACGGTGGATGACGGCCGCTTCATCGACACCTCCTTCCCCGGCTTCGCGGCGCTGATGAACGGCGCCGCCGGGGGCAGCCCCATCGGCCCGGTGGAGTGA
- the hisA gene encoding 1-(5-phosphoribosyl)-5-[(5-phosphoribosylamino)methylideneamino]imidazole-4-carboxamide isomerase: MAFTLYPAIDLKGGKVVRLKRGDMDQATTYAEDPGAQAAAFAQQGFEWLHVVDLDGAFAGRPANAEAVTRILASTACPVQLGGGIRDMATVEAWLKRGIARVILGSAAVKNPEFAREACRAFPGQVAVGIDARDGMVATEGWAETSTTSALDLALSFEDAGAAAIIHTDIDRDGMLGGVNVAATSALGARLTTPVIASGGVAGVEDITALMAAGNVAGTIIGRALYDGRLTAEAALAASRG, from the coding sequence TTGGCCTTCACCCTCTACCCCGCCATCGACCTGAAGGGCGGAAAGGTCGTCCGCCTGAAGCGCGGCGACATGGATCAGGCGACCACCTATGCCGAGGATCCCGGCGCCCAGGCCGCCGCCTTCGCGCAGCAGGGCTTCGAGTGGCTGCATGTGGTGGACCTGGACGGCGCCTTCGCCGGCAGGCCCGCCAATGCCGAGGCCGTCACGCGCATCCTGGCCAGCACGGCATGCCCGGTGCAGCTTGGCGGCGGCATCCGCGACATGGCCACCGTCGAGGCCTGGCTGAAGCGCGGCATCGCCCGCGTCATCCTCGGCTCGGCGGCGGTGAAGAATCCGGAATTCGCCAGGGAGGCCTGCCGCGCCTTCCCCGGCCAGGTCGCGGTCGGCATCGACGCGCGCGACGGCATGGTGGCCACCGAGGGCTGGGCCGAGACCAGCACCACCTCCGCCCTCGACCTCGCCCTCTCCTTCGAGGATGCGGGGGCCGCGGCCATCATCCATACCGATATCGACCGCGACGGCATGCTGGGCGGCGTGAACGTGGCGGCCACCAGCGCGCTCGGCGCGCGGCTGACCACGCCGGTCATCGCCTCCGGCGGCGTCGCGGGGGTGGAGGATATCACGGCGCTGATGGCGGCGGGCAACGTGGCCGGCACCATCATCGGGCGCGCCCTTTATGACGGGCGGCTGACGGCGGAAGCGGCCCTGGCGGCGTCCCGGGGCTGA
- a CDS encoding DUF2628 domain-containing protein has protein sequence MRRFTLHAPPPSSVPSTRPARLPELVPEGFSLLAALLPPVWFLAHRLWLPLAIYIALSILAAFLLPGDVLPYAAAAAQFLIGLQAQDIRRWSLARRGLPVSGVVVARDAEAALLRALHARPDLARSAMA, from the coding sequence ATGCGCCGCTTCACCCTGCACGCGCCGCCGCCCTCCTCCGTCCCCTCCACCCGTCCGGCCCGCCTGCCGGAGCTGGTGCCGGAGGGCTTTTCCCTCCTCGCCGCGCTGCTGCCGCCGGTCTGGTTCCTGGCGCATCGGCTCTGGCTGCCGCTGGCGATCTACATCGCCCTCTCCATCCTGGCGGCCTTCCTGCTGCCGGGCGATGTGCTGCCCTATGCCGCCGCCGCCGCGCAATTCCTGATCGGGCTGCAGGCGCAGGATATCCGCCGCTGGTCCCTGGCCAGGCGCGGCCTGCCCGTCAGCGGCGTGGTGGTCGCCCGCGATGCCGAGGCCGCGCTGCTGCGCGCCCTGCACGCCCGGCCCGATCTGGCGCGGAGCGCGATGGCATGA